AACACGGCGTGAATTTTACAGACTTTTTAGTGATGAGGATAGGTATTATACCATTCAATCCGCTAAGTATCAAAATTCAGAAGCTAAAGTAGATTTCTCCAATGTGCAATTTATTTTGACCGCAAATCCCTTGAGCTCAGACCGTTATCTCACAGATGATATGAAACGGTTATCTAACGCAGAATCAAGAAGACTGGTAATTTTGTATCAGGATTATAGTAAAGAACCGAAGACTATCACAAAGATATTAAAATCGCTTATTGCCAAGAAGCCTGCATATCAAAAACTAAAACAGAAAATTCCTGACATAGACCAGCAGATAAATTGGAAACTTGGAGTTGACATATTCAAAGCTCTTACGGATACAATAGAAGGCGATTCGCTTGGCTGGGACATCGGCTACAGCCCAATTGCGGACTTTTTGTGGACATCAACTTTGAGGCAACATCAACCGCAAAGGTATATCATAGCTCTTTCAGAGCATATTCTTAATGCAATCCCGGACATAAATATCCGTTCTCTTGCTTGTGAAAGGATAAGACAGGCAGTTAATATTGTAATTCCGAAAGAGTTTGTTGTAAGAGGTGCATGATGGAAAGGAATGAAATTCTTGAAGCGAATAGACCTTTAGTCTTATATGGAGGAGCGCAATGGGCTGACGCTATACCGGAATGGATGATAACAGCGATAAAAGAAGAACGGGTATCCTATTCAGCAATGGGAAAAAATGAAGCCGGTGACTGTGAATGTTTAGCATATCTTGTTACAGCTTCTCTAATGATGCCTCTTTCGGATGAATGGTATAGAGCATATATGTTTCTTGCCTCAAGGGTATTTAGGAAGAAAGGGATGAAAGAACTGCCTGATTTTCTACAGGATACCGAATTATCCGAATATAACCAACAGGGACTAAATGGACTCAGGGGTTGGATTTATGAGCAAAGTATGAAAGCATTCAAGCTAAGAAAATCTATTGATGCTCAATCCATCCCACAGTTAAAACTATTTGCAGTTGAACGGAGGTGTCAATGAAACTATCCCTTGCAGATTATATAAGGCACTATACCAAAAGAGTAATTGGGCTTTCTGTTCCTATCGAAGATTCGCCACAACCTTGTGCAGTTTATAAGCCGAAACAAGTATTGGGATTGCCAATATCGGATGCAACTTTGGGAAAATTTCTTGGCGAAGAGTTCGTGTTAAATGCAAGCAAGGAACTGCTTTTCTCTATTGTTGTAGGGCTATCATATCACGAATCTGCACATCTGTTATCAGGCGAGGATAATATTACGAAACCACACATATTAAATAATGTTATTTGCGACTCTAATGATTTTAACTTTGTGCCTAATACTTGGCCCGGTTCAGTCCCGTTTACACTTTCCCTTGTGAACACCACCTATCAGCAGAGTCCGGATATTGCAACTATACCATTGAATACAAAAAAAGACAAACTATCTGCTTTGATTGAGCTTTCAGTAGAGTTTATGCGTAAACGGAAAATAAAGTTTGATGGTAAGGATGTAAAAAATCTGCCAGACAGTCATCCACTTCATGATACCTTCGAAAAGATAAAGCCAATAGCCAAGGGAGCAAGGAAATCCCAAATTAAAGACAGACCAAAACTTGTCAAAAAATTGTTTGAAGCGATAAAGGATTACTGGGTGGAGGAAGAGAAACAAAAAGGTAAAAAGAAGGGCAAGCCTTCACCAGAACTTACGCCTGAGCTATTAGACAAATTAACAAAGTCTGCCGGTGCAGGAAGGAAGTTAGATAAATCCGATGCCTCGAAACTACAACAACTGGCAGAACAAAGTGGTGTACTACGTAAATGTAGGGAATTAATGCAAAGAGCAGAAAAGGAAATTGCTAAAGAATCCCTTGAACGAATCCATTCCTGTATTGATAAGCCCTATGATTTACACGAACAAAAAGAAACTGCACCTTACAGTCCACAAATAAATGACTCTATTGTGTCAGAGATAAGGAACAGTCTAAGATCTATCCTATTCCAGAGAAGTATAAGAAGAATGGCACCATCAGTTGTAGGGATACGATTTAATTCTTCGCATTTTCATGAGATTAAAACCAATCCGGAAGAGCCAAGAATAAGGAGAGAAGTGAAACGAATAGCCCGAATTATAGATGAAACCAGCATAGTTCTATGCTTTGACCGCTCTGGAAGCATGGCAGGGGAAAAACAGGAAACTACAATTCAGATAGCAAGCAATCTCTACAAAGCTCTTTCCACTATACCAAAGGTAAAGACAGCGTTATTAGGTTTTAATGATACACCACAATTAATAAAAGGGAATAGAGCTGCATCTCTTGATACCATATTACGGAGAATACCTATGGGGTTACAAGCACAAGGAGGAACGAATTTCGCCTTGGCATTGAAGGAATGTTTACGATTGGCGAAAGAAACACAAGCACACAAAAAACTTGTCATTATTTTGACAGACGGTGATTTGAACGGCACTTTCGACATAGATGACTTACTTCAGTATGCAGAAGAATACAGAATTGAAGTAATTTGCGTAGGCAT
The genomic region above belongs to bacterium and contains:
- a CDS encoding vWA domain-containing protein, producing the protein MKLSLADYIRHYTKRVIGLSVPIEDSPQPCAVYKPKQVLGLPISDATLGKFLGEEFVLNASKELLFSIVVGLSYHESAHLLSGEDNITKPHILNNVICDSNDFNFVPNTWPGSVPFTLSLVNTTYQQSPDIATIPLNTKKDKLSALIELSVEFMRKRKIKFDGKDVKNLPDSHPLHDTFEKIKPIAKGARKSQIKDRPKLVKKLFEAIKDYWVEEEKQKGKKKGKPSPELTPELLDKLTKSAGAGRKLDKSDASKLQQLAEQSGVLRKCRELMQRAEKEIAKESLERIHSCIDKPYDLHEQKETAPYSPQINDSIVSEIRNSLRSILFQRSIRRMAPSVVGIRFNSSHFHEIKTNPEEPRIRREVKRIARIIDETSIVLCFDRSGSMAGEKQETTIQIASNLYKALSTIPKVKTALLGFNDTPQLIKGNRAASLDTILRRIPMGLQAQGGTNFALALKECLRLAKETQAHKKLVIILTDGDLNGTFDIDDLLQYAEEYRIEVICVGIKGSSVFELKLHFDKSIYVDRIAELPRKLKEVTLSHI